The Halomicronema hongdechloris C2206 genome includes a window with the following:
- the glgX gene encoding glycogen debranching protein GlgX codes for MDKQVWPGKSHPLGATWDGQGTNFALFSENATAVELCLFDDQGHQTRVPLKEIDNYVWHGYLPQVGPGQRYGYRVHGAYAPEEGLRFDPSKLLLDPYAKAIAGDIQADASTFSYAVDEAADPDRDLMLLPQDDTAAMPRCVVVDPAFDWEGDAYPDTPWYRTVIYETHVKGFTQQHPDIPENLRGTYAGLAHPAAIEHLKSMGVTAVELLPVHHFTANPGHLAELGLRNYWGYDSIGYFAPYSGYSASGIYGDQVREFKGMVKALHRAGIEVILDVVYNHTGEGNHYGPTLAFRGLDNPAYYRLVDDAPRYYMDFTGCGNSLNVRHPQVLKLIMDSLRYWVLEMHVDGFRFDLASALARELYEVDSLAAFFDIIHQDPVLSITKLIAEPWDVGEGGYQVGNFPLLWSEWNGKYRDSMRDFWRDQDCRLGEFAYRITGSSDLYQANGKQPHASINFITAHDGFTLRDLVSYNEKHNEANGEANRDGESYNRSWNCGVEGETDDPEVLQLRSQLQRNFLATLMLSQGVPMLLGGDEMGRTQQGNNNTYCQDNQLSWFNWTLRPDDQTLLEFTQRLIHLRQEHPVFCRRHWFQGREIHGSGVLDIGWYNPDGTSVTDEQWHDDDVKAIAVFLNGEELMSPDSRGERITDDSFLMYFNPHPEPLEFTIPPSLIRQCWQMILDTKEPTGFVNGDQTYCASQAIPVAGRSMVVLHCENCFESERENGG; via the coding sequence ATGGATAAGCAGGTTTGGCCAGGCAAATCCCACCCTTTGGGAGCCACCTGGGATGGACAGGGCACTAACTTCGCCCTGTTTTCCGAAAACGCCACCGCCGTCGAGCTGTGTCTGTTTGATGACCAGGGGCACCAGACCCGAGTCCCCCTGAAGGAAATCGACAACTATGTCTGGCACGGCTATCTGCCCCAGGTGGGACCAGGCCAGCGCTATGGCTATCGAGTCCATGGCGCCTACGCTCCCGAAGAGGGGCTGCGGTTTGACCCCAGCAAGTTGTTGCTTGACCCCTACGCCAAGGCCATTGCCGGCGACATTCAGGCCGATGCCAGTACCTTCAGCTACGCCGTGGATGAGGCGGCTGATCCAGACCGGGATCTGATGCTGCTGCCCCAAGATGATACGGCGGCGATGCCCCGCTGCGTGGTAGTCGATCCGGCCTTTGACTGGGAAGGAGATGCCTATCCCGATACCCCTTGGTATCGCACCGTGATCTACGAAACCCATGTCAAGGGGTTTACCCAGCAGCATCCCGATATCCCTGAAAATCTGCGGGGCACCTACGCCGGCTTGGCCCATCCAGCCGCCATCGAACACCTCAAGTCCATGGGGGTGACGGCGGTGGAGCTGCTGCCGGTGCATCACTTCACCGCCAATCCAGGGCACTTGGCCGAATTAGGGCTGCGCAATTACTGGGGCTACGATTCCATTGGCTACTTTGCTCCCTACTCCGGCTACAGCGCCTCCGGCATCTACGGCGATCAGGTGCGGGAGTTTAAGGGAATGGTCAAGGCCCTGCATCGGGCCGGCATTGAGGTGATCTTAGATGTGGTCTATAATCACACCGGCGAGGGGAATCACTACGGCCCCACCTTGGCCTTTCGCGGCCTGGATAACCCCGCCTACTACCGCCTGGTGGACGATGCTCCCCGCTACTACATGGACTTCACCGGCTGCGGCAATTCCCTGAATGTGCGCCATCCCCAGGTGCTAAAGCTAATCATGGATAGCCTGCGCTACTGGGTGCTGGAGATGCATGTGGATGGTTTCCGCTTTGATTTGGCCTCGGCCCTGGCCCGAGAACTCTACGAGGTGGACAGCCTGGCGGCGTTTTTCGACATCATCCACCAGGATCCGGTGTTGTCCATCACCAAATTGATCGCCGAGCCCTGGGATGTGGGGGAAGGGGGCTATCAGGTGGGTAATTTCCCCCTGTTGTGGTCGGAGTGGAACGGCAAGTACCGGGATTCCATGCGCGACTTCTGGCGGGACCAGGACTGTCGTCTGGGGGAATTTGCCTATCGCATCACCGGCAGTTCTGACCTCTACCAGGCCAATGGCAAGCAGCCCCACGCCAGCATCAACTTCATCACCGCCCACGATGGCTTTACCCTGCGGGATCTAGTCAGCTACAACGAGAAGCACAACGAGGCCAACGGCGAAGCGAACCGGGACGGGGAAAGCTACAACCGCTCCTGGAACTGTGGGGTGGAAGGGGAGACCGATGACCCGGAGGTCTTGCAGTTGCGATCGCAACTACAGCGCAACTTCCTGGCCACCCTGATGCTCTCCCAGGGCGTGCCGATGCTACTGGGGGGAGACGAGATGGGCCGTACCCAGCAGGGCAACAACAACACCTATTGCCAAGACAACCAGCTGTCCTGGTTTAACTGGACCCTCCGCCCCGATGACCAAACCCTACTGGAGTTTACCCAGCGCCTGATCCACCTGCGGCAAGAGCATCCCGTGTTTTGCCGCCGCCACTGGTTTCAGGGCCGCGAAATCCATGGTTCCGGCGTCCTCGACATCGGTTGGTATAACCCCGACGGCACCAGCGTCACCGACGAACAATGGCATGATGACGACGTCAAGGCCATCGCCGTCTTCCTCAACGGCGAAGAACTGATGAGCCCCGATTCCCGTGGAGAGCGCATCACCGACGACAGTTTCTTGATGTACTTCAATCCCCATCCGGAACCCCTGGAATTTACCATTCCCCCCTCCCTGATCCGCCAGTGCTGGCAGATGATCTTGGATACCAAAGAGCCGACAGGATTTGTCAACGGCGACCAGACTTACTGTGCCAGCCAGGCAATTCCCGTTGCCGGACGCTCCATGGTGGTGCTGCACTGTGAAAACTGCTTCGAGAGCGAGAGGGAGAATGGAGGGTGA